The proteins below are encoded in one region of Juglans microcarpa x Juglans regia isolate MS1-56 chromosome 4D, Jm3101_v1.0, whole genome shotgun sequence:
- the LOC121260579 gene encoding probable rhamnogalacturonate lyase B, whose translation MQSPLGVQLHYGDHHVVLDNGILQVTLSNPQGFVTRIRYNDIDNLLEVLNEESNRGYWDLVWSSPAGSTGTTGIFDLIEGTRFEVIVENEEQVEISFTRTWDPSMEGKLVPLNIDKRFIMLRGSSGFYSYAIYEHLEEWPAFNLDETRIAFKLRKDKFHYMAMANNRQRFMPLPDDRLPKRGQTLAYPEAVLLVNPVEPELKGEVDDKYQYSSNNENIRVHGWISTNTDPPMGFWQITPSNEFRSGGPLKQNLTSHVGPTTLAMFLSAHYSGEDLVPKFGAGERWKKVFGPVFMYVNSAYVGDDPLQLWEDAKTQMMIEVQSWPYTFPVSEDFPKSDQRGNVSGRLLVRDSYLSSDYISATGAYVGLAPPGDAGSWQRECKDYQFWTNADEEGYFFINDIRIGDYNLYAWIPGYIGDYKYDVVVSITAGCEIEMGDLVYKPPRDGPTLWEIGIPDRSAAEFYVPDPNPKYINKLYVNHPDRFRQYGLWERYAELYPDNDLVFTIGVNDYTKDWFYAQVTRKKKDSNTYQGTTWQIKFTLDNLDPNGNYKLRLALASSTLSELQVRVNDPKANPPLFSSGLIGRDNSIARHGIHGLYWLYNVDVPGGRLVQGDNTIFLTQPRSSSPFQGIMYDYIRLEGPPSSTSQKQVMSSLHSLQISKTVQYFA comes from the exons ATGCAGTCGCCTCTAGGAGTGCAATTACATTATGGAGATCATCAT GTAGTACTGGATAATGGCATACTCCAAGTTACATTGTCCAATCCGCAGGGATTTGTAACTAGGATTCGATACAATGACATCGACAACTTGCTTGAAGTCCTTAACGAGGAATCTAATAGAGG GTACTGGGACCTTGTTTGGAGCTCACCAGCAGGAAGTACTGGAACAACTGGTATATTTGATTT AATCGAAGGAACGAGGTTCGAGGTTATCGTCGAAAATGAGGAACAGGTTGAGATCTCTTTCACAAGGACGTGGGATCCTTCCATGGAGGGCAAACTCGTCCCATTAAATATAGACAAAAG GTTTATAATGCTTCGTGGTTCATCGGGATTTTACTCTTATGCCATTTACGAGCACTTAGAGGAATGGCCTGCTTTCAACCTCGACGAAACCAGGATTGCTTTCAAGCTCAGAAAGGACAA GTTCCATTATATGGCAATGGCCAACAACAGGCAAAGATTCATGCCCCTCCCAGATGACCGATTGCCCAAGAGAGGTCAGACCCTGGCCTACCCAGAGGCAGTCCTACTTGTTAACCCAGTGGAGCCCGAACTCAAGGGAGag GTGGATGACAAGTACCAATACTCGAGTAATAACGAAAACATTCGGGTTCATGGGTGGATCTCCACCAATACTGACCCGCCTATGGGATTCTGGCAAATTACACCCAGCAACGAGTTCCGATCTGGTGGTCCACTCAAGCAGAACCTGACCTCACATGTGGGCCCCACCACGCTCGCT ATGTTTCTAAGTGCACATTACTCCGGAGAGGATCTGGTGCCAAAATTTGGAGCCGGCGAACGATGGAAAAAGGTTTTCGGTCCGGTTTTTATGTACGTTAACTCTGCATACGTTGGAGACGACCCACTTCAGCTATGGGAGGATGCCAAAACGCAG ATGATGATTGAAGTTCAAAGTTGGCCATATACCTTCCCTGTTTCCGAGGATTTTCCCAAGTCCGACCAACGGGGTAACGTTAGCGGTCGGCTTCTTGTCCGAGACAG TTACCTAAGCAGTGACTATATATCTGCAACTGGCGCTTATGTGGGCTTGGCGCCTCCTGGAGACGCTGGATCTTGGCAAAGAGAGTGCAAG GACTATCAATTTTGGACCAACGCAGACGAGGAAGGCTATTTTTTCATCAACGATATACGCATTGGGGACTATAATCTTTATGCATGGATCCCGGGGTATATCGGGGACTACAAATACGATGTTGTTGTTAGCATAACCGCAG GTTGTGAAATTGAGATGGGCGATCTTGTTTATAAGCCTCCCAGAGATGGCCCTACACTGTGGGAAATAGGCATACCTGATCGTTCTGCCGCAGAGTTCTATGTTCCCGATCCTAATCCCAAGTACATCAATAAACTCTATGTCAATCATCCTGACAG GTTTAGGCAGTATGGCTTGTGGGAAAGATATGCAGAATTGTATCCTGATAATGACTTGGTTTTCACTATTGGTGTCAACGACTACACTAAAGATTGGTTCTATGCTCAGGTTACCAG GAAGAAGAAAGACAGTAATACATATCAAGGAACTACGTGGCAAATTAAATTTACTCTTGACAATTTGGATCCCAATGGTAACTATAAGCTGCGGCTGGCACTGGCTTCTTCCACTCTCTCTGAACTGCAG GTTCGGGTGAACGATCCAAAGGCAAATCCTCCTCTGTTTTCAAGTGGATTGATAGGAAGGGACAACTCAATTGCTAGACATGGAATACACGGGCTGTATTGGCTTTACAATGTGGACGTACCAGGTGGTCGGCTTGTCCAAGGGGataataccatttttttgacaCAACCAAGAAGCTCCAGCCCTTTCCAAGGGATTATGTATGATTATATCCGTTTAGAGGGCCCCCCATCTTCTACTTCCCAGAAACAAGTAATGAGTTCCTTGCACAGTTTACAAATTAGCAAGACTGTTCAATATTTTGCATAG
- the LOC121259643 gene encoding transcription initiation factor IIA subunit 2 isoform X1, which yields MATFELYRRSTIGMCLTETLDEMVQNGTLSPELAIQVLVQFDKSMTEALEAQVKSKVNIKGHLHTYRFCDNVWTFILQGATFKSEECQENVGQVKIVACDSRLLTQ from the exons ATGGCCACGTTCGAACTTTACCGGAGGTCGACGATCGGGATGTGCCTGACCGAGACTTTGGACGAGATGGTTCAGAACGGCACTCTCAGTCCTGAACTGGCAATTCAGGTTCTTGTCCAGTTCGACAAG TCTATGACTGAAGCTTTGGAAGCTCAAGTGAAAAGTAAGGTCAACATTAAg GGGCATCTGCACACTTACAGATTTTGTGACAACGTTTGGACCTTCATCTTACAGGGTGCCACGTTTAAGAGTGAGGAATGCCAGGAGAATGTTGGCCAGGTGAAAATTGTGGCGTGTGATTCAAGGCTGCTCACGCAATGA
- the LOC121259643 gene encoding transcription initiation factor IIA subunit 2 isoform X2: MATFELYRRSTIGMCLTETLDEMVQNGTLSPELAIQVLVQFDKSMTEALEAQVKSKVNIKGATFKSEECQENVGQVKIVACDSRLLTQ, from the exons ATGGCCACGTTCGAACTTTACCGGAGGTCGACGATCGGGATGTGCCTGACCGAGACTTTGGACGAGATGGTTCAGAACGGCACTCTCAGTCCTGAACTGGCAATTCAGGTTCTTGTCCAGTTCGACAAG TCTATGACTGAAGCTTTGGAAGCTCAAGTGAAAAGTAAGGTCAACATTAAg GGTGCCACGTTTAAGAGTGAGGAATGCCAGGAGAATGTTGGCCAGGTGAAAATTGTGGCGTGTGATTCAAGGCTGCTCACGCAATGA
- the LOC121259642 gene encoding uncharacterized protein LOC121259642 isoform X2, producing MCSLYFSESSWIWHLAFSNIMLCVLLKLSTQTQVPNSNFHPPVEVPGDIKANLMSMSFPGVQLHIKDQHVVMDNGILQVTISNPEGMVTGIEYNGIDNLLEILNEESNRGYWDLVWNVAGSTGTKGIFDRMEGTSLKVIVENEEQVELSFTRMWDPSIDQGKLIPLNIDKRYIMLRGSSGFYSYAIYEHLEEWPAFNIDNTRIAFKLREDMFRYMAIADNRQRFMPLPEDRLADRGQALAYPEAVLLVNPVEPDFKGEVDDKYQYSCENKDNRVHGWISNNPSMGFWQITASDEFRSGGPLKQCLTSHVGPTTLAIFHSVHYSGEDLVLKFGPNEPWKKVFGPVFIYLNSLTDGDDPLLLWEDAKQQMIYEVQTWPYSFPASEDFQSADQRGSVCGRLLIQDRYISEENVPGNGAFVGLALPGNVGSWQRECKCISIAHEAGCEIDVSDVVYEPPRDGPTLWEIGIPDRSAAEFYVPDPDPKLINKLYVNHPDRFRQYGLWERYSELYPDGDLVYTIGTCDYGKDWFFAQVTRKTVNNTYEGTTWQIRFKLDVADESGTCKLRLALATAHASELQVRINDPKADPPLFSSGVIGKDNTIARHGIHGLYRLYNVDVPGTQLLEGDNTIFLTQTQGTTPFQGVMYDYIRLEGPEKII from the exons ATGTGCAGTCTTTACTTCTCAGAATCCTCATGGATTTGGCATTTGGCTTTCAGCAATATTATGCTTTGTGTTCTACTGAAACTCTCAACACAAACACAAGTaccaaattcaaattttcatccTCCTGTAGAAGTTCCCGGAGATATTAAGGCAAACCTCATGAGCATGTCATTCCCAGGGGTGCAATTACATATCAAAGATCAACAT GTGGTGATGGACAACGGCATACTGCAGGTCACCATCTCAAATCCAGAAGGAATGGTCACGGGAATTGAGTATAATGGCATTGACAATTTGCTCGAAATTCTTAACGAGGAATCTAACAGAGG ATACTGGGACCTTGTGTGGAATGTTGCCGGAAGTACGGGAACGAAGGGCATATTTGACAG GATGGAAGGGACCAGTTTGAAGGTAATAGTGGAAAACGAAGAACAAGTAGAGCTCTCATTTACCAGAATGTGGGATCCCTCCATAGATCAGGGGAAGCTCATTCCCTTGAATATAGACAAAAG GTACATAATGCTTCGTGGTTCCTCGGGCTTCTACTCCTATGCCATTTATGAGCACTTAGAGGAATGGCCTGCTTTCAACATTGATAATACCAGAATAGCATTCAAGCTTAGGGAAGACAT GTTTCGTTACATGGCTATAGCAGACAACAGGCAAAGATTCATGCCCTTGCCTGAAGACCGCCTAGCTGACAGAGGCCAGGCCCTGGCCTACCCAGAGGCAGTCCTACTTGTTAATCCCGTGGAGCCAGATTTCAAAGGAGAG GTGGACGACAAGTACCAATACTCTTGTGAGAACAAAGACAACAGGGTTCACGGGTGGATATCCAACAATCCAAGCATGGGATTCTGGCAAATCACGGCCAGCGATGAGTTCCGATCCGGTGGACCCCTCAAACAATGCCTTACCTCCCACGTCGGTCCCACCACCCTTGCT ATATTTCACAGCGTACACTATTCAGGAGAGGATCTGGTACTGAAATTTGGACCTAACGAGCCGTGGAAGAAGGTTTTTGGCCCCgtttttatttatcttaattcTCTGACTGATGGAGATGACCCGCTTTTGCTCTGGGAGGATGCCAAGCAACAG ATGATCTATGAAGTTCAAACATGGCCCTATAGTTTTCCAGCTTCAGAGGATTTTCAATCAGCAGATCAACGGGGTAGTGTTTGCGGCAGACTCCTAATCCAAGACAG GTATATTAGTGAAGAGAACGTGCCAGGAAATGGTGCTTTTGTTGGATTGGCACTCCCCGGGAATGTTGGGTCCTGGCAAAGAGAATGCAAG TGTATTTCAATAGCACATGAAGCAGGTTGTGAGATTGATGTGAGCGATGTTGTATATGAGCCTCCAAGAGACGGGCCAACATTGTGGGAAATAGGCATCCCAGATCGCTCCGCAGCTGAATTCTATGTCCCCGATCCTGATCCAAAGTTGATCAATAAACTTTATGTCAACCATCCTGATAG ATTTAGGCAATATGGATTATGGGAAAGATATTCAGAACTGTATCCTGATGGAGACTTGGTATACACAATTGGGACATGCGACTATGGAAAAGATTGGTTCTTTGCTCAAGTGACCAG GAAGACAGTTAATAACACATATGAAGGAACTACTTGGCAAATTAGGTTCAAACTCGACGTGGCCGATGAGAGTGGAACCTGTAAATTACGATTAGCTCTTGCAACTGCACATGCTTCCGAGTTGCAA GTTAGGATTAATGATCCGAAGGCAGATCCTCCTCTATTTTCCAGTGGAGTTATTGGGAAGGACAATACCATTGCGAGGCATGGGATTCATGGACTTTATCGGCTGTACAATGTCGATGTACCAGGCACTCAGCTACTTGAAGGAGATAATACTATTTTTCTTACACAAACTCAAGGCACTACCCCTTTCCAGGGAGTCATGTATGACTACATTCGTTTAGAAGGTCCCGAGAAAATAATCTAA
- the LOC121260581 gene encoding probable rhamnogalacturonate lyase B gives MSTRGVQLHIRDRYVVMDNGIVQVTLSNPDGIVTGIRYNGVDNLLEVLNKESNRGYWDLVWSAPGSKGIFDVISGTSFRVIVHNENQVELSFTRMWDPSLEGKFVPLNIDKRFIMLRSSSGFYSYAIYEHLKDWPDFDLGETRITFKLRKDRFHYMAVADDRQRYMPLPEDRSSGRAQILAYPEAVLLVNPSNPEHKGEVDDKYQYSRDNKDIKVHGWISSNPPVGFWQITPSDEFRSGGPLKQSLTSHVGPTTLAMFISGHYAGQYLVPQFRNGEPWKKVFGPVFIYLNSASPGDDPLWLWEDAKIQMMTEVQSWPYSFPASEEFQKSDQRGNVGGRLLVLDRYSSKDYIPANGAYVGMAPPGDAGSWQRECKDYQFWTRADEEGYFSINNIRTGDYNLYAWVPGFIGDYRYDAAITITSGSYIEMGDLVYEPPRDGPTLWEIGIPDRSAAEFYVPDPDPKYINKLFIDHPDRFRHYGLWDRYTELYPDTDLVYTVGVSDYCKDWFFAQVPRKKDDNTHQGTTWQIKFVLDNVDQRSTYKLRVAIASATLAELQVRVNDPNARRPLFTSGLIGRDNSIARHGIHGLYWLFNVNVPGAQLVEGNNTIFFTQPRNTSPFQGIMYDYIRLEGPPSCDVKDEL, from the exons ATGTCTACTCGGGGGGTGCAATTGCATATTCGAGATCGATAC GTGGTGATGGATAATGGCATAGTCCAAGTCACGTTATCCAACCCAGATGGAATTGTTACCGGAATAAGATATAATGGCGTCGACAATTTGCTTGAAGTTCTTAACAAGGAATCAAATAGAGG GTATTGGGACCTTGTATGGAGTGCACCAGGAAGCAAGGGAATATTCGATGT GATCAGTGGAACAAGTTTTAGGGTCATAGTGCACAATGAGAACCAGGTTGAGCTCTCATTTACAAGAATGTGGGATCCCTCCCTTGAGGGCAAGTTTGTTCCCCTGAATATAGACAAAAG GTTTATAATGCTTCGTAGTTCCTCGGGCTTTTACTCGTATGCCATTTATGAGCACTTGAAGGATTGGCCTGACTTTGACCTTGGTGAAACAAGGATCACTTTCAAGCTCAGAAAAGACAG GTTTCACTACATGGCTGTAGCAGATGATAGGCAAAGATACATGCCTCTGCCTGAAGACCGGTCCTCTGGAAGAGCCCAAATCCTGGCCTACCCTGAAGCTGTTCTGCTTGTCAATCCCAGCAACCCAGAGCATAAGGGAGAG GTCGATGACAAATACCAGTACTCCCGTGATAACAAAGATATTAAGGTTCATGGGTGGATATCTAGTAACCCACCTGTTGGATTCTGGCAAATCACACCTAGTGATGAGTTTCGATCTGGTGGACCCCTCAAGCAAAGCCTGACCTCACATGTGGGGCCCACCACCCTTGCG ATGTTTATTAGCGGTCATTATGCGGGACAATACCTGGTGCCTCAATTCAGAAATGGCGAGCCATGGAAGAAGGTTTTTGGCCCAGTATTTATCTATCTTAATTCTGCATCTCCCGGAGATGATCCGCTTTGGCTATGGGAGGATGCTAAAATACAG ATGATGACTGAAGTCCAAAGCTGGCCTTATAGTTTTCCAGCTTCCGAGGAGTTCCAGAAGTCAGATCAGCGTGGTAATGTTGGTGGTAGACTACTCGTCTTAGATAG GTATAGTAGCAAAGATTATATACCAGCAAATGGTGCTTATGTGGGCATGGCTCCACCTGGAGATGCTGGATCATGGCAAAGAGAATGCAAG GACTACCAATTTTGGACTAGAGCGGATGAGGAAGGTTATTTTTCCATCAATAATATACGTACTGGTGACTATAACCTCTATGCCTGGGTCCCAGGCTTTATAGGAGATTACCGGTATGATGCTGCCATTACCATAACCTCAG GTTCTTATATTGAAATGGGTGATCTTGTCTATGAACCTCCTAGAGATGGACCCACATTATGGGAAATAGGCATCCCTGATCGTTCTGCTGCAGAGTTCTATGTTCCTGATCCGGATCCGAAGTACATCAATAAACTTTTTATCGATCATCCTGACAG GTTCAGGCATTATGGATTGTGGGATAGGTATACAGAACTCTATCCTGATACAGACTTGGTTTACACAGTTGGTGTTAGTGATTATTGTAAAGATTGGTTCTTTGCTCAGGTTCCCAG GAAGAAGGACGATAATACACATCAGGGAACAACTTGGCAAATCAAGTTCGTACTTGATAATGTGGATCAGAGAAGCACCTACAAACTGCGAGTGGCTATTGCATCTGCAACTCTGGCTGAATTGCAG GTGCGCGTTAACGATCCAAATGCAAGGCGCCCTCTATTTACAAGTGGATTAATAGGGAGGGACAACTCAATCGCTAGACATGGAATTCACGGGCTCTACTGGCTATTCAATGTGAATGTACCTGGTGCTCAGCTTGTTGAAGGCAacaataccatctttttcacaCAGCCAAGAAACACCAGCCCTTTCCAGGGAATTATGTATGATTACATTCGTCTTGAAGGTCCACCATCATGTGATGTCAAAGATGAACTTTGA
- the LOC121259642 gene encoding probable rhamnogalacturonate lyase B isoform X1, with product MCSLYFSESSWIWHLAFSNIMLCVLLKLSTQTQVPNSNFHPPVEVPGDIKANLMSMSFPGVQLHIKDQHVVMDNGILQVTISNPEGMVTGIEYNGIDNLLEILNEESNRGYWDLVWNVAGSTGTKGIFDRMEGTSLKVIVENEEQVELSFTRMWDPSIDQGKLIPLNIDKRYIMLRGSSGFYSYAIYEHLEEWPAFNIDNTRIAFKLREDMFRYMAIADNRQRFMPLPEDRLADRGQALAYPEAVLLVNPVEPDFKGEVDDKYQYSCENKDNRVHGWISNNPSMGFWQITASDEFRSGGPLKQCLTSHVGPTTLAIFHSVHYSGEDLVLKFGPNEPWKKVFGPVFIYLNSLTDGDDPLLLWEDAKQQMIYEVQTWPYSFPASEDFQSADQRGSVCGRLLIQDRYISEENVPGNGAFVGLALPGNVGSWQRECKGYQFWTRADEDGYFSINNIRTGDYNLYAWVPGVIGDYQYNVVITINSGCEIDVSDVVYEPPRDGPTLWEIGIPDRSAAEFYVPDPDPKLINKLYVNHPDRFRQYGLWERYSELYPDGDLVYTIGTCDYGKDWFFAQVTRKTVNNTYEGTTWQIRFKLDVADESGTCKLRLALATAHASELQVRINDPKADPPLFSSGVIGKDNTIARHGIHGLYRLYNVDVPGTQLLEGDNTIFLTQTQGTTPFQGVMYDYIRLEGPEKII from the exons ATGTGCAGTCTTTACTTCTCAGAATCCTCATGGATTTGGCATTTGGCTTTCAGCAATATTATGCTTTGTGTTCTACTGAAACTCTCAACACAAACACAAGTaccaaattcaaattttcatccTCCTGTAGAAGTTCCCGGAGATATTAAGGCAAACCTCATGAGCATGTCATTCCCAGGGGTGCAATTACATATCAAAGATCAACAT GTGGTGATGGACAACGGCATACTGCAGGTCACCATCTCAAATCCAGAAGGAATGGTCACGGGAATTGAGTATAATGGCATTGACAATTTGCTCGAAATTCTTAACGAGGAATCTAACAGAGG ATACTGGGACCTTGTGTGGAATGTTGCCGGAAGTACGGGAACGAAGGGCATATTTGACAG GATGGAAGGGACCAGTTTGAAGGTAATAGTGGAAAACGAAGAACAAGTAGAGCTCTCATTTACCAGAATGTGGGATCCCTCCATAGATCAGGGGAAGCTCATTCCCTTGAATATAGACAAAAG GTACATAATGCTTCGTGGTTCCTCGGGCTTCTACTCCTATGCCATTTATGAGCACTTAGAGGAATGGCCTGCTTTCAACATTGATAATACCAGAATAGCATTCAAGCTTAGGGAAGACAT GTTTCGTTACATGGCTATAGCAGACAACAGGCAAAGATTCATGCCCTTGCCTGAAGACCGCCTAGCTGACAGAGGCCAGGCCCTGGCCTACCCAGAGGCAGTCCTACTTGTTAATCCCGTGGAGCCAGATTTCAAAGGAGAG GTGGACGACAAGTACCAATACTCTTGTGAGAACAAAGACAACAGGGTTCACGGGTGGATATCCAACAATCCAAGCATGGGATTCTGGCAAATCACGGCCAGCGATGAGTTCCGATCCGGTGGACCCCTCAAACAATGCCTTACCTCCCACGTCGGTCCCACCACCCTTGCT ATATTTCACAGCGTACACTATTCAGGAGAGGATCTGGTACTGAAATTTGGACCTAACGAGCCGTGGAAGAAGGTTTTTGGCCCCgtttttatttatcttaattcTCTGACTGATGGAGATGACCCGCTTTTGCTCTGGGAGGATGCCAAGCAACAG ATGATCTATGAAGTTCAAACATGGCCCTATAGTTTTCCAGCTTCAGAGGATTTTCAATCAGCAGATCAACGGGGTAGTGTTTGCGGCAGACTCCTAATCCAAGACAG GTATATTAGTGAAGAGAACGTGCCAGGAAATGGTGCTTTTGTTGGATTGGCACTCCCCGGGAATGTTGGGTCCTGGCAAAGAGAATGCAAG GGTTACCAATTTTGGACCAGAGCTGATGAGGATGGGTATTTCTCTATTAACAATATACGCACTGGGGACTACAATCTTTATGCATGGGTTCCCGGCGTCATTGGCGATTACCAATACAATGTTGTCATTACCATAAACTCAG GTTGTGAGATTGATGTGAGCGATGTTGTATATGAGCCTCCAAGAGACGGGCCAACATTGTGGGAAATAGGCATCCCAGATCGCTCCGCAGCTGAATTCTATGTCCCCGATCCTGATCCAAAGTTGATCAATAAACTTTATGTCAACCATCCTGATAG ATTTAGGCAATATGGATTATGGGAAAGATATTCAGAACTGTATCCTGATGGAGACTTGGTATACACAATTGGGACATGCGACTATGGAAAAGATTGGTTCTTTGCTCAAGTGACCAG GAAGACAGTTAATAACACATATGAAGGAACTACTTGGCAAATTAGGTTCAAACTCGACGTGGCCGATGAGAGTGGAACCTGTAAATTACGATTAGCTCTTGCAACTGCACATGCTTCCGAGTTGCAA GTTAGGATTAATGATCCGAAGGCAGATCCTCCTCTATTTTCCAGTGGAGTTATTGGGAAGGACAATACCATTGCGAGGCATGGGATTCATGGACTTTATCGGCTGTACAATGTCGATGTACCAGGCACTCAGCTACTTGAAGGAGATAATACTATTTTTCTTACACAAACTCAAGGCACTACCCCTTTCCAGGGAGTCATGTATGACTACATTCGTTTAGAAGGTCCCGAGAAAATAATCTAA